The following proteins are co-located in the Polymorphospora rubra genome:
- a CDS encoding asparaginase — protein sequence MGGRVLLLATKDTMAYSRRPGHEAVADGAGLLRTVPARLLTAEVTVEDVLCEPSWDTTPATMLALARRARAAILDEGYAGVVITHGTDTLEDTAFLTDLLAGEAALRGGIVLTGAMRHFDDLSADGPRNLASAITAAADPALPGVGVVACLDDELHAARWVTKVDATGVAAFSSAPFPALGRVVDGRVEMLAARPSRPPAPAGEPESDVALIKTYPGMDPVLLTAVVDAGARGVVLEGTGLSNIPAGLLGTVADLVEWDIPVVVASRCRTRGVDLDELSLGAQLAGRVGAIGARGLAPGKARSALMVALGPTGGVRAARDWFARLEP from the coding sequence GTGGGCGGACGGGTGCTGTTGCTGGCCACGAAGGACACCATGGCGTACTCGCGCCGGCCGGGCCACGAGGCCGTCGCCGACGGCGCCGGCCTGCTCCGGACCGTTCCCGCGCGACTGCTCACCGCCGAGGTGACCGTCGAGGACGTGCTGTGCGAGCCGAGTTGGGACACGACCCCGGCGACGATGCTGGCGCTGGCCCGCCGGGCCCGCGCCGCCATCCTCGACGAGGGGTACGCCGGCGTCGTGATCACCCACGGCACCGACACCCTGGAGGACACCGCCTTCCTCACCGACCTGCTCGCCGGGGAGGCGGCCCTGCGCGGCGGGATCGTCCTGACCGGCGCGATGCGACACTTCGACGACCTGTCCGCCGACGGCCCGCGCAACCTGGCCTCGGCGATCACCGCCGCCGCCGACCCGGCCCTGCCCGGGGTCGGCGTGGTGGCCTGCCTCGACGACGAACTGCACGCCGCCCGCTGGGTCACCAAGGTGGACGCCACCGGCGTGGCGGCGTTCAGTTCCGCGCCGTTCCCGGCCCTGGGCCGGGTCGTCGACGGCCGGGTCGAGATGCTGGCCGCCCGGCCGTCGCGGCCACCCGCGCCCGCCGGCGAACCGGAGTCCGACGTCGCCCTGATCAAGACGTACCCCGGCATGGACCCGGTGCTGCTCACCGCGGTGGTGGACGCCGGCGCCCGCGGTGTCGTACTGGAGGGCACCGGCCTGTCCAACATCCCGGCCGGCCTGCTCGGCACCGTCGCCGACCTGGTCGAGTGGGACATCCCGGTGGTCGTCGCGTCCCGGTGCCGTACCCGGGGTGTCGACCTCGACGAGCTGTCTCTCGGCGCGCAACTCGCCGGCCGGGTGGGCGCGATCGGCGCGCGTGGGCTGGCCCCCGGCAAGGCGCGCAGCGCCCTGATGGTCGCCCTCGGCCCGACCGGCGGGGTGCGGGCCGCCCGCGACTGGTTCGCCCGCCTCGAACCGTAG
- a CDS encoding SAV_6107 family HEPN domain-containing protein has translation MATNSAPLVPAHVLPHRTPTQLLTIARQGLAAAARTRPDGLRYAAAHLAALRAAAAMLAARARPAPTRRNRITSVWALLVLVAPEMGEWATYFATGATKRAAAEAGIPRVVTAREADDLLRAAEQFVGLVEATLGVAHQPAIDGLPGDLAA, from the coding sequence ATGGCGACCAACTCGGCACCCCTGGTGCCGGCCCACGTGCTGCCGCACCGCACCCCGACCCAGCTGCTCACGATCGCCCGCCAGGGGCTGGCCGCGGCGGCCCGCACCCGCCCCGACGGTCTGCGCTACGCCGCCGCCCACCTGGCCGCCCTGCGGGCCGCCGCGGCGATGCTCGCGGCCCGGGCCCGCCCGGCGCCCACCCGCCGCAACCGGATCACCAGCGTCTGGGCCCTGCTCGTGCTGGTCGCCCCCGAGATGGGGGAATGGGCCACCTACTTCGCCACCGGCGCCACCAAGCGCGCCGCCGCCGAGGCCGGCATCCCCCGGGTGGTGACCGCCCGCGAGGCCGACGACCTGCTGCGGGCCGCCGAGCAGTTTGTCGGCCTCGTCGAGGCGACGCTCGGCGTGGCCCACCAGCCGGCCATCGACGGCCTGCCCGGCGACCTGGCGGCCTGA
- a CDS encoding AAA family ATPase has translation MTQQTRDELGEILPADEFRTTSEAIVANIERVIEGKTATVRLALAVLLAEGHLLIEDVPGVGKTKLAKALARTIDCSVRRIQFTPDLLPSDVTGVSVYNQETHDFEFKPGAVFANLVVGDEINRASPKTQSALLECMEERQVTVDGTTYELQSPFMVIATQNPIEMEGTYPLPEAQRDRFTARIAMGYPDAGAELAMLDVHGGTDPLHALRPVADAATVRRLIATVRDVHVADAVKQYAVDLVTATREAPDLRLGASPRATLQLLRTARAVAALDGRDYVLPDDLQTLAVPVLAHRIMPTADAQLARRTTDAIVADLVHRLPLPHDRRSPYDTRSTDNDGNSRSHYESRGR, from the coding sequence GTGACACAGCAAACCCGGGACGAGCTGGGCGAGATCCTGCCCGCCGACGAGTTCCGCACCACAAGTGAAGCCATCGTCGCGAACATCGAGCGGGTCATCGAAGGCAAGACCGCCACCGTACGCCTCGCGCTGGCCGTCCTGCTCGCCGAGGGACACCTGCTCATCGAGGACGTACCCGGCGTCGGAAAGACCAAACTGGCCAAGGCCCTCGCCCGCACGATCGACTGCTCGGTACGGCGCATCCAGTTCACCCCCGACCTGCTGCCCAGCGACGTCACCGGAGTCAGTGTCTACAACCAGGAGACCCACGACTTCGAGTTCAAGCCCGGCGCGGTCTTCGCCAACCTGGTCGTCGGCGACGAGATCAACCGGGCCTCCCCCAAGACCCAGTCGGCGCTGCTGGAGTGCATGGAGGAGCGGCAGGTCACCGTCGACGGGACGACGTACGAGTTGCAGAGCCCGTTCATGGTGATCGCCACCCAGAACCCGATCGAGATGGAGGGCACCTATCCGCTGCCGGAGGCGCAGCGCGACCGGTTCACCGCCCGGATCGCGATGGGCTATCCCGACGCCGGTGCCGAACTCGCCATGCTCGACGTGCACGGCGGGACCGATCCCCTGCACGCCCTGCGTCCGGTCGCCGACGCGGCCACCGTACGCCGCCTCATCGCCACCGTCCGCGACGTACACGTCGCCGACGCGGTCAAGCAGTACGCGGTCGACCTGGTCACCGCCACCCGGGAAGCCCCCGACCTGCGGCTCGGCGCGTCCCCCCGGGCCACCCTCCAGCTGCTGCGCACCGCCCGGGCCGTGGCCGCCCTGGACGGCCGCGACTACGTGCTCCCCGACGACCTCCAGACGCTGGCCGTACCGGTACTCGCGCACCGCATCATGCCGACCGCCGACGCGCAGCTCGCCCGGCGTACGACCGACGCGATCGTCGCCGACCTGGTGCACCGGCTCCCGCTGCCGCACGACCGGCGGTCGCCGTACGACACCCGCTCCACCGACAACGACGGCAACAGCCGCTCCCACTACGAGTCCCGGGGGCGGTGA
- a CDS encoding DNA polymerase IV — MGRSQAIPRGGSGGDPRFGPAADDTGCPILHVDMDAFFAAVEVRRRPELRGRPVVVGGTGNRGVVSSASYEARAYGVRSAMPTARARALCPGAVFLPPDFTQYTAASRAVMEIFRGVTPLVEPLSMDEAFLDVAGARRLLGRPAEIARLIRERVHEQEGLTCSVGVAPTKFVAKLGSTRAKPDGLIVVPEALVLDFLHPLPVAALWGVGERSAETLHRLGLTTVGDLANVPLATLRGALGEAAASHLHELSWGRDPRRVTPEHVDKSIGAEVTFDTDVDDPRVVRRALLALAEKVGGRLRHSGQVGRTVTIKVRLADFRTVNRSRTLPGATDVARDVFDTAWALYESLAPASSIRLVGVRVEGLAAAASTPQQLTLGAPERGWREAEAAADAAAARFGRSVVRPASLLGDNDLRRTENPGRRKVVPLSERRTPS; from the coding sequence GTGGGGCGTAGCCAGGCAATTCCGCGCGGTGGGTCGGGCGGCGATCCGCGTTTCGGGCCGGCGGCGGACGACACCGGCTGCCCGATCCTGCACGTCGACATGGACGCCTTCTTCGCCGCCGTCGAGGTCCGCAGACGGCCCGAGCTGCGTGGCCGGCCGGTCGTCGTCGGCGGCACCGGCAACCGCGGCGTGGTCAGTTCGGCCAGCTACGAGGCCCGCGCCTACGGTGTGCGCAGCGCGATGCCCACCGCCCGGGCCCGGGCACTGTGCCCCGGCGCGGTGTTCCTGCCGCCCGACTTCACGCAGTACACGGCCGCGTCCCGGGCGGTGATGGAGATCTTCCGTGGGGTCACCCCGCTGGTCGAGCCACTGTCGATGGACGAGGCGTTCCTCGACGTGGCGGGCGCCCGGCGACTGCTCGGCCGGCCGGCGGAGATCGCCCGGCTGATCCGCGAACGGGTTCACGAGCAGGAGGGCCTGACCTGCTCGGTCGGGGTGGCGCCGACCAAGTTCGTCGCCAAACTCGGGTCCACCCGGGCCAAGCCCGACGGGCTGATCGTGGTGCCCGAAGCCCTGGTGCTCGACTTCCTGCACCCGCTGCCGGTGGCCGCGCTGTGGGGGGTGGGGGAGCGGTCCGCCGAGACGCTGCACCGGCTGGGGCTGACCACCGTCGGCGACCTCGCCAACGTCCCGCTTGCGACGCTGCGCGGCGCGCTCGGTGAGGCCGCCGCCTCCCACCTGCACGAACTGTCGTGGGGGCGGGATCCGCGGCGGGTCACCCCGGAGCATGTCGACAAGTCCATCGGCGCCGAGGTCACCTTCGACACCGACGTCGACGACCCCCGGGTGGTCCGGCGGGCCCTGCTCGCCCTCGCCGAGAAGGTCGGCGGACGGCTGCGACATTCCGGTCAGGTCGGTCGCACCGTGACAATCAAGGTCCGGCTGGCCGACTTCCGTACCGTGAACCGGTCACGTACCTTGCCCGGTGCGACGGATGTGGCACGTGACGTCTTCGATACCGCCTGGGCACTCTACGAGTCGCTGGCCCCGGCCAGTTCGATCCGCCTGGTCGGGGTGCGGGTCGAGGGGCTCGCCGCCGCCGCCTCGACTCCGCAGCAGCTCACACTGGGTGCGCCGGAGCGTGGCTGGCGCGAGGCGGAGGCCGCGGCGGACGCGGCGGCAGCACGTTTCGGCCGGTCGGTGGTGCGTCCGGCGAGCCTTCTCGGTGATAATGATCTGCGACGGACGGAAAATCCGGGCCGGCGGAAGGTCGTCCCGCTTTCCGAGCGTCGAACGCCCTCGTAG
- a CDS encoding alkaline phosphatase family protein, translating into MPRYGGGSLADVLPSALAVLGVPGAADPLGLVGRLDGVRRIAVLLVDGLGWHLLPVAAPHAPTLADLAGRHARPLTSGFPSTTPTSLVSLGTGAAPGRHGVLGFRVNVPGTDRVLTHIDWRDEPSPLRWQPVSTQLERAEADGVAVTVLSRPEYAGSGLTVAANRGGRHLGAADPETLATGMLAALRADDRRTLVYGYHPDLDKAGHLTGVDSPAWRIAAADVDRLVAQLAVGLPADAALLVTADHGQLNVPVDRRYDLDTDPRLRAGLRLVAGEPRVRYLHVEPGATDDVVAAWRGVLGAGAWVATRDEAVAAGWFGPVPEQHLARVGDVVVACHENYAVVASRTDHPIEARLVGYHGSYTAAEMLIPLLVVPAR; encoded by the coding sequence ATGCCCCGGTACGGCGGCGGGAGCCTCGCCGACGTACTGCCGAGCGCTCTCGCGGTGCTCGGCGTGCCCGGCGCCGCCGACCCGCTGGGCCTGGTCGGGCGGCTGGACGGGGTACGCCGGATCGCCGTCCTGCTCGTCGACGGTCTCGGCTGGCACCTGCTCCCGGTCGCCGCCCCGCACGCGCCGACGCTCGCCGACCTCGCCGGGCGACACGCGCGCCCGCTGACCAGCGGATTCCCGTCAACCACCCCGACGAGTCTGGTCTCGCTCGGCACCGGCGCCGCCCCCGGCCGGCACGGCGTGCTCGGCTTCCGGGTCAACGTGCCCGGCACCGACCGGGTGCTGACCCACATCGACTGGCGCGACGAGCCCTCGCCGCTGCGCTGGCAGCCGGTCTCCACCCAGCTGGAGCGCGCGGAGGCCGACGGGGTGGCGGTGACCGTGCTCAGCCGCCCCGAGTACGCCGGCAGCGGGCTGACCGTGGCCGCCAACCGTGGCGGCCGGCACCTCGGCGCCGCCGACCCGGAGACCCTCGCCACCGGCATGCTGGCCGCGCTGCGGGCCGACGACCGGCGGACCCTGGTCTACGGCTACCACCCCGACCTGGACAAGGCCGGACATCTCACCGGGGTCGACTCGCCCGCCTGGCGGATCGCGGCGGCCGACGTCGACCGGCTGGTCGCCCAGTTGGCCGTCGGTCTGCCGGCCGACGCCGCGCTGCTGGTCACCGCCGACCACGGCCAGCTCAACGTCCCGGTCGACCGGCGCTACGACCTCGACACCGATCCCCGGCTCCGGGCCGGGCTGCGGCTGGTCGCCGGCGAGCCGCGGGTGCGCTACCTGCACGTCGAGCCGGGCGCGACCGACGACGTGGTGGCCGCCTGGCGGGGCGTACTGGGAGCGGGCGCGTGGGTCGCCACCCGCGACGAGGCGGTGGCGGCGGGCTGGTTCGGCCCGGTGCCGGAGCAGCATCTGGCGCGCGTCGGCGACGTGGTGGTGGCCTGCCACGAGAACTACGCGGTGGTCGCCAGCCGTACCGATCATCCGATCGAGGCGCGGCTGGTCGGCTACCACGGCTCCTACACCGCCGCCGAGATGCTGATCCCGCTGCTGGTCGTGCCGGCGCGCTGA
- a CDS encoding DUF3040 domain-containing protein, with amino-acid sequence MPLSEHEQRLFEQIERSLAEDPKFASAVRASDPRLHSRRRLLVAAVVIIAGLALVVYGTVSKVPLLGVAGFVVMLGGAAYAIHSRRRAQSPDLHVVGGTTSRRTRARRSSFIDRLEERWRQRPEGDR; translated from the coding sequence GTGCCGCTCTCGGAGCACGAGCAGCGGCTGTTCGAGCAGATCGAGCGGTCGCTTGCCGAGGACCCCAAATTCGCCTCGGCTGTGCGCGCCAGCGACCCGCGTTTGCACTCGCGGCGTCGGCTGCTCGTCGCGGCCGTCGTGATCATCGCCGGCCTGGCGCTGGTTGTCTACGGCACAGTGAGCAAGGTTCCGCTGCTCGGTGTGGCGGGATTCGTCGTCATGCTCGGTGGGGCCGCCTACGCGATCCATTCGCGCCGCCGGGCGCAGTCGCCCGACCTGCACGTCGTCGGCGGCACCACGAGCCGGCGCACCCGTGCCCGGCGGTCGTCGTTCATCGACCGGTTGGAAGAGCGGTGGCGACAGCGGCCGGAAGGCGACCGCTGA
- a CDS encoding DUF58 domain-containing protein → MREALRGMTTRGRSFLAAAAAAALSALILGEKDLLRVAVLLAVLPLLAAAYVGRSRYKLACTRSLDPQRATVGSTARVVLRLQNMSRLPTGTLLLEDRLPYALGSRPRVVIERLGANQASSVAYTVRTDVRGRYEVGPLIVRLTDPFGLCELVRAFPSVDRLTVIPQVTPLPSVRVAGEYAGAGESRARSVAVHGEDDTATREYRRGDDLRRVHWKSTARTGELMVRREEQPWDSRATVVLDTRAFAHRGEGPTSSFEWAVSATASVAVHLRQAGYKLRLVSDSGIDTDADQAGGDGVLLDHLADVQPTQRGDVAMLVERVRQRSDGGLVIAVLGALTVPEAELLAGLRTNGATCVGFLIDTSTWLDLPPEIRADADQAHGQAALALLRSGWRVVGATREEQLPALWPQVGRGSQGFAWRATMAETVAGGMR, encoded by the coding sequence GTGCGGGAGGCGCTGCGTGGCATGACCACCCGTGGGCGGTCCTTCCTGGCCGCCGCGGCCGCCGCCGCGCTGTCCGCGCTGATCCTCGGTGAGAAGGACCTGCTGCGGGTCGCGGTGCTGCTCGCCGTACTGCCGTTGCTGGCCGCCGCGTACGTCGGGCGCAGCCGTTACAAGCTGGCCTGCACCCGGTCGCTGGACCCGCAGCGGGCCACGGTCGGCTCGACGGCGCGGGTGGTGCTGCGGCTGCAGAACATGTCCCGGCTGCCCACCGGGACGCTGCTGCTCGAGGACCGCCTCCCGTACGCCCTCGGCAGCCGCCCGCGGGTGGTGATCGAACGGCTCGGCGCCAACCAGGCCAGCTCGGTGGCGTACACGGTGCGCACCGACGTACGCGGCCGCTACGAGGTCGGCCCGCTGATCGTCCGGCTGACCGACCCGTTCGGCCTGTGCGAGCTGGTCCGCGCCTTCCCGAGCGTCGACCGGCTCACCGTGATCCCGCAGGTCACCCCCCTGCCGTCGGTCCGGGTCGCTGGCGAGTACGCCGGCGCCGGAGAGAGCCGGGCCCGGTCCGTCGCGGTACACGGCGAGGACGACACGGCGACCCGGGAGTACCGGCGCGGCGACGACCTGCGCCGGGTGCACTGGAAGTCGACCGCGCGGACCGGCGAGCTGATGGTCCGCCGCGAGGAGCAGCCCTGGGACAGCCGGGCGACCGTGGTGCTCGACACCCGGGCGTTCGCCCACCGGGGCGAGGGGCCGACGTCGAGTTTCGAGTGGGCGGTGTCGGCCACCGCGAGTGTGGCGGTGCACCTGCGCCAGGCCGGCTACAAGCTGCGCCTGGTCAGCGACTCCGGCATCGACACCGACGCCGACCAGGCCGGTGGTGACGGCGTACTGCTCGACCACCTGGCCGACGTGCAGCCGACCCAGCGGGGCGACGTGGCGATGCTGGTCGAGCGGGTCCGGCAGCGGTCCGACGGCGGTCTGGTCATCGCCGTCCTGGGCGCGCTGACCGTGCCCGAGGCCGAACTGCTCGCCGGCCTGCGCACCAACGGCGCCACGTGCGTCGGTTTCCTGATCGACACGTCCACCTGGCTCGACCTGCCGCCGGAGATCCGCGCCGACGCCGACCAGGCGCACGGGCAGGCCGCGCTCGCCCTGCTGCGCAGCGGCTGGCGGGTCGTCGGCGCGACCCGCGAGGAGCAGCTCCCCGCGCTGTGGCCACAGGTGGGACGCGGCTCGCAGGGCTTCGCCTGGCGGGCGACGATGGCCGAAACGGTCGCCGGAGGTATGCGATGA
- a CDS encoding error-prone DNA polymerase produces the protein MSFHNPAMPWSELERALSGRPRPYVVDPLAVDGDGGDSPAWTRSRQPYAAPPALNPPVATVPYAELHCHTNFSFLDGASHPEELAEEAARLGLTALAVTDHDGFYGVVRFAEAARELRLPTIFGAELSLGLPGPQNGEPDPLGRHLLALAHGPEGYARLARTISRAHLRGGEKGKPDYGELEETAAELRDHVLVLTGCRKGPVPAALLTAGVGAAARELDRLTALFGADNVAVELTDHGDPTDGDRNDALAGLAARAGLPTVATNNVHYATPARRRLATTLAAVRARRSLDEIDGWLPAAATAHLRGGAEMAARFAAYPGAVARAAEFGADLAFDLHLVAPRLPDHPVPAGHTEMSWLRHLTMAGALERYGPPESNRRAYDQIEHELRIIEELDFPGYFLVVHDIVTFCRDNDIYCQGRGSAANSAVCYALRVTNVDAVRWGLLFERFLAPERDGPPDIDVDIESDRREEVIQHVYERYGREHAAQVANVISYRPRSAVRDVARAFGFPPGQQDAWSKQIDRWGLVAAVDVDGIPAHVIEYANELQTFPRHLGIHSGGMVICDRPIIEVCPVEWGRMPGRSVLQWDKDDCATVDLVKFDLLGLGMLSALHYAHDMIESKLDLSDMPLDDPEVYDMLCRADSVGVFQVESRAQMATLPRLKPREFYDLVVEVALIRPGPIQGGSVHPYIRRKNGLEEPTVPHPLMRNALDKTLGVPLFQEQLMQLAIDVAGFDAAGADQLRRAMGSKRSEERMARIKDRLYAGMAERGITGDVADDIFLKLSSFASFGFPESHAMSFAYLVYASAWLKRYHPAPFLAALLNAQPMGFYSPQTLVDDARRHGVEVRRPDINASAARARLESTPDTRWGSAPGEPPHRWGLGCPAVRLGLSGVRTIGAELAEKIESVRAADGPYRDMSDLARRVGLTAAQLEALATADAFACFGLSRRAALWAAGAAAQDRPDRLPGTVSGATAPTLPGMEDVDKLVADVWATGLSPETHPARFIRPRLDELDAVPIAALASVEAGRRVRVGGIVTHRQRPATAGGVTFVNLEDETGMLNVTCSPGLWQRYRRVARTSTALVVRGRLEKTEGVTNLVADRLDPITTPVTPASRDFR, from the coding sequence ATGAGCTTCCACAACCCGGCGATGCCGTGGTCCGAACTGGAACGGGCACTGTCCGGCCGGCCGCGACCGTACGTGGTTGACCCGCTCGCCGTCGACGGCGACGGCGGTGACTCCCCGGCCTGGACCCGCAGTCGGCAGCCGTACGCGGCACCGCCGGCACTGAACCCGCCGGTGGCCACGGTGCCGTACGCCGAACTGCACTGCCACACCAACTTCAGCTTCCTCGACGGCGCCAGCCACCCCGAGGAACTGGCCGAGGAGGCGGCCCGGCTGGGGCTGACCGCGCTCGCCGTCACCGACCACGACGGGTTCTACGGCGTGGTCCGGTTCGCCGAGGCGGCCCGCGAGCTGCGGCTGCCGACCATCTTCGGCGCCGAACTGTCGCTCGGGCTGCCGGGGCCGCAGAACGGCGAACCCGACCCGCTTGGCCGGCACCTGCTCGCCCTCGCCCACGGTCCGGAGGGCTATGCCCGGCTGGCCCGGACCATCTCCCGGGCCCACCTGCGCGGCGGCGAGAAGGGCAAACCCGACTACGGCGAGTTGGAGGAGACCGCCGCCGAACTGCGTGACCACGTACTCGTGCTCACCGGCTGCCGCAAGGGGCCGGTGCCGGCGGCGCTGCTCACCGCCGGGGTCGGGGCCGCCGCCCGCGAACTCGACCGGCTGACCGCGCTGTTCGGCGCCGACAACGTCGCCGTCGAGCTGACCGACCACGGCGACCCGACCGACGGTGACCGCAACGACGCGCTCGCCGGGCTCGCGGCCCGCGCCGGACTGCCGACCGTCGCCACCAACAACGTGCACTACGCGACCCCGGCCCGGCGCCGGCTGGCGACCACGCTGGCCGCCGTACGGGCCCGGCGCAGCCTGGACGAGATCGACGGCTGGCTGCCCGCCGCCGCCACCGCCCACCTGCGCGGCGGCGCCGAGATGGCGGCCCGGTTCGCGGCATACCCCGGCGCGGTCGCCCGGGCCGCCGAGTTCGGTGCCGACCTCGCCTTCGACCTGCACCTGGTCGCGCCCCGGCTGCCCGACCACCCGGTGCCGGCCGGGCACACCGAGATGAGCTGGCTGCGCCACCTGACCATGGCGGGCGCGCTCGAGCGGTACGGCCCGCCGGAGTCGAACCGGCGGGCGTACGACCAGATCGAGCACGAGCTGCGGATCATCGAGGAGCTGGACTTCCCCGGCTACTTCCTGGTGGTGCACGACATCGTCACGTTCTGCCGGGACAACGACATCTACTGCCAGGGGCGCGGTTCGGCGGCGAACTCGGCGGTCTGCTACGCGCTGCGGGTCACCAACGTCGATGCGGTCCGCTGGGGACTGCTCTTCGAACGGTTCCTCGCCCCGGAACGCGACGGCCCGCCCGACATCGACGTCGACATCGAGTCCGACCGCCGCGAGGAGGTGATCCAGCACGTCTACGAGCGGTACGGCCGGGAGCACGCCGCCCAGGTCGCCAACGTGATCTCGTACCGGCCCCGGTCGGCGGTGCGTGACGTCGCCAGGGCGTTCGGCTTCCCGCCCGGCCAGCAGGACGCCTGGAGCAAGCAGATCGACCGGTGGGGGTTGGTCGCGGCCGTCGACGTCGACGGCATCCCCGCCCACGTCATCGAGTACGCCAACGAGCTGCAGACCTTTCCCCGGCACCTCGGCATCCACTCCGGCGGCATGGTGATCTGCGACCGTCCGATCATCGAGGTCTGCCCGGTCGAGTGGGGGCGGATGCCCGGCCGCAGCGTCCTGCAGTGGGACAAGGACGACTGCGCCACCGTCGACCTGGTCAAGTTCGACCTGCTCGGGCTCGGCATGCTCTCCGCCCTGCACTACGCCCACGACATGATCGAGTCCAAACTGGACCTGAGCGACATGCCGCTGGACGACCCCGAGGTCTACGACATGCTGTGCCGGGCCGACTCGGTCGGGGTGTTCCAGGTGGAGAGCCGGGCCCAGATGGCCACCCTGCCCCGGCTCAAGCCCCGCGAGTTCTACGACCTGGTCGTCGAGGTGGCGCTGATCCGGCCCGGCCCGATCCAGGGCGGCTCGGTGCACCCGTACATCCGGCGCAAGAACGGCCTGGAGGAGCCGACCGTGCCGCACCCGCTGATGCGAAACGCGCTGGACAAGACGCTCGGCGTACCCCTGTTCCAGGAGCAGTTGATGCAGCTCGCGATCGACGTCGCCGGCTTCGACGCCGCTGGCGCCGACCAGCTGCGCCGGGCGATGGGCTCGAAACGCTCCGAGGAGCGGATGGCCCGGATCAAAGACCGGTTGTACGCCGGGATGGCCGAACGTGGCATCACCGGCGACGTCGCCGACGACATCTTCCTCAAGCTGTCGTCGTTCGCCAGCTTCGGCTTCCCGGAGAGCCACGCGATGAGCTTCGCCTACCTGGTCTACGCCAGCGCCTGGCTCAAGCGCTACCACCCGGCACCGTTCCTCGCCGCGCTGCTCAACGCCCAGCCGATGGGTTTCTACTCGCCGCAGACCCTGGTCGACGACGCCCGCCGGCACGGTGTCGAGGTACGCCGGCCGGACATCAACGCCAGCGCGGCCAGGGCCCGGCTGGAGTCCACACCGGACACCCGGTGGGGCAGCGCGCCGGGGGAGCCGCCGCACCGGTGGGGGCTGGGCTGCCCGGCGGTCCGGCTCGGCCTGTCCGGCGTACGCACCATCGGCGCCGAGCTGGCCGAGAAGATCGAGTCGGTCCGGGCCGCCGACGGGCCGTACCGGGACATGTCCGACCTGGCCCGCCGGGTCGGTCTGACGGCCGCGCAGCTGGAGGCGCTGGCGACCGCCGACGCCTTCGCCTGCTTCGGCCTGAGCCGGCGGGCGGCGCTGTGGGCGGCCGGCGCCGCCGCCCAGGACCGGCCGGACCGGCTGCCCGGGACCGTCTCCGGCGCGACCGCGCCCACCCTGCCCGGCATGGAGGACGTCGACAAGCTGGTCGCCGACGTCTGGGCCACCGGACTGTCCCCGGAGACCCATCCGGCCCGGTTCATCCGCCCCCGACTGGACGAACTGGACGCGGTACCGATCGCCGCCCTGGCGTCGGTCGAGGCCGGCCGCCGGGTCCGGGTCGGCGGCATCGTCACCCACCGGCAGCGGCCGGCCACCGCCGGCGGGGTCACGTTCGTCAACCTCGAGGACGAGACCGGCATGCTCAACGTCACCTGCTCGCCCGGGCTGTGGCAGCGCTACCGCCGGGTGGCCCGCACCAGCACCGCCCTGGTCGTCCGGGGCCGGCTGGAGAAGACCGAGGGCGTGACCAACCTGGTCGCCGACCGGCTCGACCCGATCACCACCCCGGTCACCCCGGCCTCCCGCGACTTCCGCTGA
- a CDS encoding methyltransferase domain-containing protein, producing MPAGVRAGLARGTWPRLVRVERTRNRPGSPAPSAGPLVTPRTAVVWAVLRRELDRRGDRQLTVVDVGGGTGGFAVPLAEAGHMVTVVDASPDALAALTRRAAEAGVADRVRAVQGDGDALAELVEPASADLVLCHSVLEVVDDPASVVAAVASALRPDGAASVLVAGRAAAVLSRAMNGHLDVAAALLADEHGTAGSRDTLRRRYDAPGATALLAAAGLKVEEIHGVRVLADLIPAAAADGNPQALIDLELAAAASPPYRDVAAQLHLFARRPAP from the coding sequence ATGCCTGCCGGCGTTCGCGCCGGGCTTGCACGTGGGACATGGCCTAGGCTCGTCCGGGTGGAGCGCACACGTAACCGGCCGGGATCCCCGGCGCCGTCGGCCGGCCCCCTCGTCACCCCCCGTACCGCCGTGGTCTGGGCCGTCCTGCGCCGCGAACTCGACCGCCGGGGCGACCGCCAGCTCACCGTCGTCGACGTCGGCGGCGGCACCGGCGGCTTCGCCGTACCGCTCGCCGAGGCCGGCCACATGGTCACCGTCGTCGACGCCAGCCCCGACGCGCTCGCCGCGCTGACCCGGCGGGCCGCCGAGGCCGGCGTCGCCGACCGGGTCCGCGCCGTGCAGGGCGACGGCGACGCGCTCGCCGAACTCGTCGAGCCGGCCAGCGCCGACCTGGTGCTCTGCCACTCCGTACTCGAGGTCGTCGACGACCCGGCCTCGGTCGTCGCCGCGGTCGCGTCGGCGCTGCGGCCGGACGGGGCCGCGAGCGTACTGGTCGCCGGCCGGGCCGCCGCCGTGCTCAGCCGGGCCATGAACGGCCACCTCGACGTCGCCGCGGCGCTGCTCGCCGACGAACACGGCACCGCCGGGTCGCGGGACACGCTGCGCCGCCGCTACGACGCGCCGGGCGCCACCGCGCTGCTGGCGGCCGCCGGGCTGAAGGTCGAGGAGATCCACGGGGTACGGGTCCTCGCCGATCTGATCCCGGCCGCGGCCGCCGACGGCAACCCGCAGGCGCTGATCGACCTGGAGTTGGCGGCCGCGGCGTCGCCGCCGTACCGGGACGTCGCCGCCCAACTGCACCTCTTCGCCCGCCGCCCGGCCCCGTGA